aaattagacaactttgaaaatatttcagtACAAATAGGACTTGACATGTTGTGTCACTAGCACATATACAGAATATAAAGATTGCAAGGCTATTCGTGAAACAACTAAAGTGCTTTAGTACAAGTGTACCTTTCATAACTTCGGTCATAATCAGGGTCAACAAGATCCTTCTCCCTGTCCCTTAAAATTGCAACCCTGGAAGAACTTCCATTTTCCCCCCTGATGCTAACCTTTTTATCCAAATCCACAATGGAGCTCTTCAAGCATTCATTCTCAACTACGGTGTCCTTTCCATCTGAAGCAGCCCGAACTAATGACTCTTCAGAGACAGAATTATTAGGACTGCTAAATATACGTGCACGCGCCCTATCATATTCTTCCTTTCTCTCTTCCACAGTTCTCAGAGGACTATGTTTAAGTGCAGAATCACCACTCTCTCCAGTGGAAGCTCTAGGTCTTGGACGTATGAAAATTTTTTTCTGATCAAATTTGTCATTTTCTGACTGTTTAGGCGGGACATCTGATAAACAAATTGCAGGGTATTTGCTTTCAGCCTTTTTCCTCACCAAAATACGAGCTCCCTGACCATCAACAGAATTATCCTGGATCATAGTCACCAACCCATAGTGTTGAGCAACTCGGTGTGCTGCCAGTCGAAGGTAGGATGTAGGGAAGTGTGGGAACTCAAACTGCTGCATATTGGGATTCAGAAAGAACTTCTGAATATCAAGTTCCATTCGTAGAACTGGGGTCAGGATGAAAAAAGAAAGTTGAATACAGTCAGTGTCAGCAGtacaataatagtaataaaggAATGACttgcaaaataaaaatgaaaaataatcatGTCAAACAGCCAAATACAACCACCATTAAGCTATAAAAACTATTAACAATTAGAAATATGATGAAATACATGCAATGAAGACACTATTACTGCTCCAAAGACAAATGACAGGGCAAATAAACGTAGCAAATTTGAGAAATGTACATATTACTACCTTCCTCCTTCACCAGGACTTTCAAGTTAAAGTGTTATCATTAGTTTACAGTTCAGCTGCAGAACAGattaacatttaatttttcttttaaaaccCCAGTTTTCCAGAAAGAAGTCACTTCAACGTTTTACAAACCCAGCTAACTATACTAATCCATTCAATTTGATACCAAAAGCAAGATAGAATGTCTAGGCACATCAAACCAAAAATTACACCAGGAAGCAATATATTGTAATTAGGCGATTCAAATGAAAACAAAAGTGAAGCTGGTTAATAACTACACAAAGAATAGCAATTAgttaaatttgacataattaatcAAAGTATTAAGTATCAATTAAATGAAGCTTCAAATTTCACTATAGGGTCAAGACCTATGGTCTGATTTGAGCtggaaaaaatatgaaaagaaataGCTTTGAGAATTTTGTTACTAAAGGCAGAATACCTACCATATCCTATTGGCTAGTCCAAATTTCAAAGTAATGCATTCAATAACTGCAGTCATTGTGACTTGAATATATTACTACAGGCAATAAAATTATACACTAGCATATCCACAAAGGGGCCCTATATCACTTTGGATGACCTGTTCAATTATGCTCTAACAAGACAGCACTTATGTGAAAGGTAGAATATAAAGCTTCCACATTCTTGGTCTGCCAAATGACATGAGTAGTTCAGCCTCCCAATGCTAAAACATTTCCCCAATTCACTTGCATCTTTCCCTTCCTGGTTCCTCCTACATATTTCAAAACTCAGAACTGTATCCCAGCATTATTTCCTGGCACTCTCGGAGATGTGTTGACACAATATATCTCCATCATTTTGTTTTCCACAATTCTACTAGGTTTCACTCCATATTCACCACTGACTAAACCTTTCTCCTAAAACAAGTCCCTTTTAAGTATCCAATTCTAAATTACACCAAACCTTCTTCATGCCCAAAGGGTTCCGGATTAATCTTAAAATCAAGGATCTAGACCAAAATCAAACCAAAGCCACCAATTATTCACTTAGTTAGATCAGTATAGAACTGCAAGAATAACATTAGTAGTTTCTGGGCATGAATTGCTCTACCAGGTAAAACAGAGTTCATCACCTAAGATAATCCAGGTATTTGAATTACCTGATGAGGAACTCAAAGTAAAATTTATGTCGTGCTAATCAAGCAGACACATAAACACTAAACGCAACTCTagatccaaattaaaaaaacgCATACACACACCAACTCAAATTGGAGGCAAAATTCGAAGGTAAAATTTGATGATTTCGACGTTAGAGGAGCACTGACCGGTAACACGATGGCGAGGATTTTGGAGAGCCTCGATGAGGAAAGGATCCACCATTGACATGTAAGCAGGAGCAGCAACATCCGCAGCTTCCATGGCCGCATCCTTCTCCGTCGGtttcaaaacgacatcgttttccGATACAACAGCAGGAGACCGAGAATTCATCCCCGTGGCGTCCATGTCCGAGAGAGAGTCCCTTTATGCGTTTATATGTATGCGTATATACACTAATGTTTTgtcgatatatatataaacatatatctGTGTAAAGAGCCTTCTTCCCTCTATGCCTCCGCCCAGAGAACGGGGGAaggatggagaagaagaagaaactttATAGCTTAGcgctctccctctctctctctagagaGCACATGAGAAGGGAGGAGAGAATATGAATGGAAAACCCTTCAGCTTCTTATCCCTCGATCCGACTGCGAGATTGTCTTCACTTGCCTTCCATTGTTGTCCTAACGGGTCGGGTTGTCTAACACAACCTACCAATTACAAATCcactttttattatatatatatatattattttgataagaCTAATTCAAATTCAGTTCGATATTTCTACTTTACATTTACAATTTTTATCATTCGAATCATATGATAGGGTAAACTAGGGGTATAACTGAGATGAGCTAATCATAAATAGTTAAAGTTTGAAGTCTAATTCGATTTGAAAACATTGAAGCTTGAGTTCAATCAAACTTTAACGTGAGAATAAGAgttattttatatgtatgtCGTGTTAAAGAAGTTTGCGTTAGGTTTTACTTTAGGTAACAATTAAGCTCCATAACGCGACCAACTGAATTTGGATTAGAAGTATAAATGAGATCAACTACTCGCGAGTTATTCGAGTTTGATTT
This region of Ipomoea triloba cultivar NCNSP0323 chromosome 15, ASM357664v1 genomic DNA includes:
- the LOC116007020 gene encoding cAMP-regulated phosphoprotein 21-like, yielding MDATGMNSRSPAVVSENDVVLKPTEKDAAMEAADVAAPAYMSMVDPFLIEALQNPRHRVTVLRMELDIQKFFLNPNMQQFEFPHFPTSYLRLAAHRVAQHYGLVTMIQDNSVDGQGARILVRKKAESKYPAICLSDVPPKQSENDKFDQKKIFIRPRPRASTGESGDSALKHSPLRTVEERKEEYDRARARIFSSPNNSVSEESLVRAASDGKDTVVENECLKSSIVDLDKKVSIRGENGSSSRVAILRDREKDLVDPDYDRSYERYANKNVPINQSFNMTPFNIQNFQPYVQYDSSFPQLCQMPRTQASLNYRNPVPSPYYATGLHPTSSDAVYMQWPTQSMMYAHSYEELRHGVFQVPFSQQPLSFDYSQNHC